Below is a window of Halococcus saccharolyticus DSM 5350 DNA.
CCAGCCGAAGATCAAAATCAGCTTCGAGGAGGCGCTTGCCCACCGCCTGCGTCGGGTGTATCTTCCACTCATGACTGTCCTGCTCGCCGCGTGGGTAGTCCGGATCACCGCGTTCATTCAGGTGACTGAGTGGCCCACGAGTGCCGCGATTGGTGCTATCCCTGGAATCGTCATGTCCGCTGTTGTCGTCGCGTTCTTTGCCGTGGCGACGGTGATCGCCTGCCGCCCACGCACGTGGAAGGCGAACGGCGAACTCCGCATCACGGATGTCGACGTCTGGGGCGACGCCGATCAGTGAACCAGTTCCTCGCCGACGCGGTTCGTTCGTGGTAGCCGTGTGCAGTCGTGCGGAGCATGCACAACGTCTTTGTTCGCGCCAGCCCTACGGAGCGTAACCAATGCCTGACTCGATGGCGGAGTACCTCCGTGCGGACATGGACTGTGAGGGGCTCCTCGAATGTTTCCACGGTCTGACTGATCTCGACCGCGACTGCTTCACGGTCGTCGTCGATCACGACGACGCCCTGACCGTCGACGAGATCGCCGAGGAAGTCGACCGGGAACGCTCGACGGTGTATCGCTCGCTCCAGCGACTGCTCCAGGCGGGGTTCGTCCAGAAGGAGCAGGTCAACTACGAACAGGGCGGCTACTACCACGTCTTCCGGCCGACCGATCCCGACGTCGTCGCCGACGAGATGCAACGCATGTTGAACGACTGGTACGCGAAGATGGGGCAGCTCATCGGGGAGTTCCGGACGAAGTACGAGCCGTCCGATCAGCCCACGGCGGCCGTCGAGGGGTGAATCGATCGGTTCGTGTCCGGTGACGGACACG
It encodes the following:
- a CDS encoding helix-turn-helix domain-containing protein, which encodes MPDSMAEYLRADMDCEGLLECFHGLTDLDRDCFTVVVDHDDALTVDEIAEEVDRERSTVYRSLQRLLQAGFVQKEQVNYEQGGYYHVFRPTDPDVVADEMQRMLNDWYAKMGQLIGEFRTKYEPSDQPTAAVEG